One window of the Salminus brasiliensis chromosome 1, fSalBra1.hap2, whole genome shotgun sequence genome contains the following:
- the ccdc15 gene encoding coiled-coil domain-containing protein 15 isoform X4 — translation MSEQRQARKASRGLTSRVKDGGKTLSSRRLREIKVLAERNPPVVPVGVWVETGAEWQEHPAVRARITEEIYEEERREKEESLQRFQEAVRRRVSRQTQLRKQQQLQRSYETAERECRMVQQSNNAACRFTPQMSLFPPWPQGELTICSPNSRSARALEAEILSTDNSHQLGKVIKQVRHRLAACQTVRDGEELSELPGGIWKQTPVLHARRVPEDDKETEEEQENENGLGEEEEISLAGQHDRPLHASKTVTFQNDILLKKPYLTSIKTDHRSTRVLWPIHDEDELKRQKQSQFVMHRRLFMDIEREQVKEHKRHRKHLRRIKRLHSGSALCPAEL, via the exons ATGAGTGAGCAAAGACAGGCCCGAAAGGCCTCTAGAGGACTAACCAGTCGAGTGAAAGATGGGGGGAAGACGCTCAGCTCAAGAAGGCTTAGAGAAATCAAGGTTTTGGCAGAGAGGAACCCCCCTGTGGTGCCAGTGGGTGTCTGGGTGGAGACTGGAGCCGAGTGGCAGGAGCACCCAGCG GTTCGTGCCAGGATCACTGAGGAGATCTATGAAGAGGAGCGcagggagaaggaggagagccTACAGCGTTTTCAGGAGGCAGTGCGCAGGCGGGTGTCCCGGCAGACCCAGCTTCGCAAACAACAGCAGCTACAGAGGTCATACGAAACG GCTGAAAGGGAATGTAGAATGGTCCAGCAGAGCAATAATGCAGCCTGTCGCTTCACACCTCAAATGAGCCTGTTCCCACCCTGGCCACAAGGGGAGCTAACCATCTGCAGCCCCAACTCACGCTCAGCTAGGGCTCTAGAGGCTGAGATCCTCAGTACTGATAACAGTCATCAG CTTGGCAAAGTGATAAAGCAAGTGAGACATCGACTGGCCGCCTGTCAAACTGTGCGAGACGGGGAGGAGTTATCAGAGCTTCCAGGGGGAATATGGAAG CAGACGCCCGTGTTACATGCCAGGAGGGTACCTGAGGATGACAAGGAAACTGAAGAAGAGCAAGAGAATGAAAATGGACttggagaggaagaagagatTTCGTTAGCGGGGCAGCATGATCGGCCACTTCACGCTAGCAAAACAGTGACTTTTCAGAATGACATA CTGTTGAAAAAGCCGTATCTCACAAGCATCAAAACTGACCACAGATCTACTCGAGTGCTATGGCCAATACATGATGAAGATGAGCTGAAAAGACAG AAGCAGTCTCAGTTCGTCATGCATCGCCGCCTTTTCATGGACATAGAGCGGGAGCAGGTGAAAGAACACAAACGACACAGAAAACACCTGAGGAGAATTAAAAG